From Methanobacterium congolense, one genomic window encodes:
- a CDS encoding TetR/AcrR family transcriptional regulator → MRVTKKPEIRRKELMNAAEDLFIEKGYEQVEVSEIAKKVGVVKGTFYYYFKSKEAILDAIIDKYISILVEDMENMVNQKDLTALEKLMNIYPFALSFPSGHKSIMHHLQEEKNVHLSMKLEQRIPQETAGLLTRIIKQGIEEGVFNIKYPEEAAGVYMGTMIILQGIENLDPNSLEFKRKFMAIFYFIERILGAEEGLIIKFMEKNSS, encoded by the coding sequence ATGCGCGTGACAAAAAAACCTGAAATAAGGCGTAAAGAACTAATGAACGCCGCAGAAGACTTATTTATAGAAAAAGGATATGAACAGGTTGAAGTATCAGAGATAGCGAAGAAAGTAGGCGTAGTGAAGGGTACTTTTTATTATTATTTTAAATCCAAAGAAGCAATACTTGATGCAATTATTGACAAATACATTTCTATCCTTGTTGAAGATATGGAAAATATGGTCAATCAGAAGGATCTAACAGCATTAGAAAAATTGATGAACATATACCCCTTTGCTTTGTCATTTCCAAGTGGTCATAAGAGCATAATGCATCATCTTCAAGAAGAAAAGAATGTTCATCTAAGTATGAAACTTGAACAAAGAATTCCACAAGAAACTGCAGGATTACTTACACGTATAATTAAACAGGGTATTGAAGAAGGTGTTTTCAATATTAAGTATCCTGAAGAAGCTGCTGGCGTATATATGGGAACAATGATTATACTCCAAGGAATAGAGAATCTTGACCCCAATTCTCTGGAATTTAAGAGAAAATTCATGGCCATATTCTATTTTATTGAGCGGATTTTGGGTGCAGAAGAAGGTTTGATTATCAAATTTATGGAAAAAAATAGTTCTTAG